GGACGATGACCGCGCGCACGGCCTGGCTCTCGCCGACATCACGAATGAGGTTGAGCGTGCGCTCGTCGCCGCTGATGAAGCCGGACAGGGATATCCGCGCGATCTGCGCCTGACCGCCGCTGACCTTGTCGCGGAAAGCCCAGGCGACAACTCCGACGGCGAGAATGAGCACGAGGAACGCCGCCGCGCGCCACCACGTCAGCTTGCGTCGGAGACGCTTGCGATCGATAAGAAGATCGGCCTCGAAGGACATCGGCAAGGTTCCTCAGCAACGCAGATGGCATGCGATGCCGTCTGATTTAGTCCCCGATGGGCGAGCCGACAAGGCTTCAGGCGGCTATGGCGGCGCGTTGACGATCGAGCGCGATCAAAGCAAGGCCGCTCGCGACGGATCGGAAAGCATCGCCCACATGGATGCGTTCGGGCCCGAAGCGCCGGTCGAACAGGGCGCGTACGCTCGGCACATGCGAGGTTCCGCCCGTCATGAAGACCGCCTCGATGGCTTCGGGCGCGATGCCAGCACGGGCGAGCGCCTCATCGAGCGCGCCCTCGATCGCGGTGACGTCGTCTGCGATCCATCGGTCGAAATCCGAGCGCTTGATCGTCGCCTCGATCTTCACATCCATTTCATTGAACGACAGGAGCGCCTCGTCCGCTGACGACAGCGTGATCTTGGCGGCTGAGACGGCTCGGTAGAGGGCGTAGCCAAGATCATATTCGATGACGGCCAGAAGATCCTCCAGCTTGGCCGGTTCCTCGGAATCCCTGATCAGGGCCTTGAGCTCGGCCATGGTCTCCCGGCTTTTCATCAGCGAGAGGCGGTGCCATTGCGCGAAGGCGGCGTGGTAATGCGCCGGTACCGGCAGCCACTTATCAAAGGAACGGTAGCGCGTGTTCTTGCCGAGACGCGGTGAAACGGCGTGCTCGATGATTCGATAATCAAAGCTGTCTCCCGCCACGCCGACGCCGGCATGGGAGAGCGGAATGGCCTTGAGCCGCCCGGCATCTCCGCCGGGTTCGAAGCGCATCACCGAGAAGTCGCTGGTGCCACCGCCGAAGTCGGCGACGAGCATGGTCTCGGCGCGTGCGAGGTTACGCGCGTACCAGTAAGCGGCACCCAGCGGCTCATAGGCGTAATCCACCTTCGCCATGCCGCCGGCCGCATAGGCCGCGGTGAGGCGGCGTAGCGCCAGCTCCTCGTCCGGCCGGTCTCCTGCGAAGACGACCGGACGTCCGGAAATCAGCGAGAGGTTGTTAAGCCCCTCGAGATTGGCTGTGAGATCGCCGAGGAACACGCCGATCAGATCTTCGAGGCTGTAAAGCTTGCCGAAGAGGCGCGTATCCTGGAAAGCGCGGCTGGACAGATGGGTCTTGAGCGACTGCAGAAAGCGGTGCTCGCTCGTCATGTCGATCGCCATGGCAAGCGCGTCCGGGCCGCTGGCATGGCGGATCGTGGTAGCCGGCGGGCGCCCCTCGCGCCAGAACATCAGCGCGGAACGATAGGCATCCACCGGCCCAGCATGGGTGGGGAAGCTGCGTGTCGAGACACGTCCGTCGGGATGAGCCAACGCAACGACGCTGTTCGTCGTGCCGAAATCGATGCCGATGGCGGCAATGTCGCCTTCGATCCTATCAAAGGGGGCATTCACAGCGACTGTCACGTCCGGGCTCCTGTGGGAGCAATTCCAGGAAAGAAGAAATCGGTTCTTCCGTCAGGAATTGCGTAAAAACAACGGGGTGCGGATAGAAAAACCCGCGCGGATCGCTCCGCGCGGGTCTAATTTTGCGAAAGGCCGCGAGCGCCGCGGCCCTATGATCACTTCTTCTCGTTGGCGCGCTTGAGGGCGGCCCCGAGAATATCGCCGAGCGAGGCGCCCGAGTCGGACGAACCATACTGAGCGATGGCTTCCTTCTCCTCGGCCACTTCCAGCGCCTTGATGGACAGCTGGATACGGCGCGCCTTGCGGTCGAACTGGACCACGCGGGCATCGACCTTCTCGCCAGGGGCAAAACGCTCCGGACGCTGGTCGCCACGCTCGCGAGCGAGCTCGGCACGGCGGATGAAGGAGGTCATGTCGGTATCGACGATCTTAACCTCGATGCCGCTGTCCTTCACCTCGAGAACCTCGCAGGTGACGATGGCGCCCTTCTTGAGCTCGCCGGCATCGGCGAAGGGGTCACCCTCGAGCTGCTTGATACCGAGCGAGATGCGCTCCTTCTCCACATCGACGTCCAGAACGACGGCGCGCACGACGTCGCCCTTCTTGAACTCTTCGATGACCTGCTCGCCCGGACGGTTCCAGTCGAGGTCGGTGAGATGGACCATGCCGTCCACGTCGCCGTCGAGCCCGATGAACAGACCGAATTCGGTCTTGTTCTTGACCTCGCCTTCGACGGTGGCGCCGGCCGGGAACTTCTCGGCGAAGGCTTCCCACGGGTTCTGCAGGGTCTGCTTGAGACCGAGCGAGATGCGGCGCTTGACCGGATCGACCTCGAGGATCTGCACTTCGACTTCCTGGGAGGTCGAGACGATCTTGCCAGGATGGACGTTCTTCTTCGTCCAGGACATCTCGGAGACGTGGATGAGACCTTCGATTCCCGGCTCCAGCTCCACGAAGGCGCCGTAGTCGGTGATGTTGGTCACGCGGCCCTTGAAGCGCGCCTCGAGCGGATAGCGGGCGGCGATGCCTTCCCACGGATCGGCCAGAAGCTGCTTGATGCCCAGCGAGATGCGGTGCGTCTCGTGGTTGATCTTGATGATCTTGACCTTGACCGACTGGCCGATGGTGACGACGTCGGTCGGGTGGTTGACGCGGCGCCATGCCATGTCGGTGACATGGAGCAGGCCGTCGATGCCGCCGAGGTCGACGAACGCACCGTATTCGGTGATGTTCTTGACCACGCCCTCGATGACCTGACCCTCTTCGAGGTTGGCCACGAGCTCGGAGCGGGCCTCGGCGCGGGTCTCCTCGAGGACGGTACGGCGCGACACGACGATGTTGCCGCGGCGACGATCCATCTTGAGGATCTGGAAGGGCTGGGGCTGTCCGATCAGCGGAGTGACGTCGCGCACGGGGCGGATGTCGACCTGGCTGCGCGGCAGGAAGGCGACGGCGCCGTCGAGATCGACGGTGTAGCCACCCTTGACCTGGTTGAAGATGACGCCCGTGACCTTCTCGTTGGCCTCGAAGGCCTTCTCGAGCTTGACCCAGCTCTCTTCACGGCGCGCTTTGTCACGCGAGATGACGGCTTCACCAAGCGCGTTCTCGACGCGCTCCAGATAAACCTCGACCTCGTCGCCCACCTTCAGGGACTGGTCGCGGCCGGGGCCGGTGAATTCCTTGAGCGCGACGCGGCCTTCGGTCTTCAGGCCGATGTCGATGACGGCCACGTCCTTCTCGATGGCGACGACGGTGCCCTTGACGACGCTGCCCTCGTGAGACTCGTGCTCACCGAAGGATTCCTCGAGAAGCGCCGCGAAATCCTCGCGGGACGGGGCGTGATTGACGGAAACGGACATTCGTTCTCCACTGCCAGTGTACCGGCGTACAGGTTGCGTTTCGCTCCACGACCTCGGCCTCGCACGGCTTGGCGAGCCATGCGACTTTCGCCACGTATCGCTCCGCAACCAGGCCCAAAAATCTCGGTGGCCATTAGCGCAAGGGAGACACGGACGTGCCGGCACATCGAACCGATGGTCGGGAACGATTGGTATGTCCGCGCGAGCCCCGCCGGCGGCGGGGTTCGCAACAAGATGTTGGATCTTGGAACACGAAAAGGGCGCGGTATGACGCACCCTGACGCGCTGCCAAAAGATGCAGCGTCTTGCTGGACGGCACAGCTATATAAGACGCACTGGGGACTCCGCAAGGCCTCTGCGCGACCAAAGACCGCACAAAATCGAGAGAAACCCCGATCTAAGAGATCAAAAACCAGACTTTTTGCCGTTACTGGCGGATGAAGGTGAAATAGCCTGGTATTCGTCCTTCACGCAGGGCTTTCGCCTCATAACGTGTTCCGGGCCACCCCGCCCACGGCTTTCGCCAGTCGTCGGGCCCTTTTGCGCCCCACGCGAAGTCGGACGAGCGCATGATCCGGGCGAGTGTCCAGGCTGCATAATCGTCGATGTCCGTCGCAAAGCGGAATTCCGCTCCGGGCTTCAGAATGCGCGCGAGGGCTTGCAAGGTCGCATCGGAGACGAAGCGCCGCTTGCGATGCCGCCGCTTCGGCCAGGGATCGGGATAAAGGAGGAAGGCGCGCCCGATGCTGGCCGGCGCCAGGCGAGGCAGAAGGAGCGCCGCATCCTCGTCAAACAACCGAATATTGTCGAGTCCACGTTCTTCGATGCCCGCCAATAGCTTGGCCATGCCATTGATGAAGGGCTCACAGCCGATGAAGCCGATATCACGATTGGCTTCCGCTCGAGTCAGCAGATGTTCGCCACCGCCGAAGCCGATCTCGAGCCATAGATCGTGCATGGGACGGCCGAACAACGCCTCCGATGGCGGCAGCGTCCCTTCCGGCACCATGAGGTGCGGCAACAGCACGTCCATGAGTTCGGACTGGTGCCCGCGGAGCTTGTGGCCCACCCTGCGGCCCCAGAATGCGCCGCGTCTTTCTTCCGTCTCGATCATACCCGTCTCGTACCGTCACGTTGACGGTTCAAAAATGGCAATGGCCGGGCGAACCCGGCCAATCCCTCCGCATGCAATGTCCGGTGTTCACACCAGGGCGTTGCGGATGTTCTGCGCGATGTCCGTACGCTCCCAGGAGAAGCCGCCGTCGGCTTCGGCAGGGCGGCCGAAATGACCATAGGCTGCGGTCCGTGCGTAGATCGGGCGGTTGAGCGCGAGATGCTCGCGGATGCCGCGTGGCGAGAGGTCCATGACGTCGAGCAGAACCTTCTCGAGCTTGGCTTCATCGACTTGGCCGGTGCCGTGCAGGTCGACATAGAGCGAAAGAGGCTTTGAGACGCCGATGGCGTAGGAGACCTGGATGGTGCAGCGATCGGCCAGCTCGGCCGCCACCACGTTTTTCGCCAGATAGCGCGCGGCATAGGCGGCGGAGCGATCGACCTTCGTCGGGTCCTTGCCGGAGAAGGCGCCGCCGCCATGCGGCGCGGCACCGCCATAGGTGTCCACGATGATCTTGCGGCCGGTGAGACCGCAGTCGCCGTCCGGGCCGCCGATAACGAATTTGCCGGTGGGATTGACGTGCCAGACCGTCTCGCTCGAGATCCAGTTCTCGGGCAGCGCCGAGCGGATGTAGGGCTCGACGATGTTGCGGACATCGTGCGACGTCAGCGCTTCATCGAGATGCTGAGTCGACAGCACGATCTGGGTCACGCCGACCGGCTTGCCATTCTCGTAGCGAACCGTGACCTGGCTCTTGGCGTCCGGCCCCAGCGCGCCGGTCTCACCCGAGCGGCGTGCATCGGACAGGATCTTCAGGATGCGGTGCGCATAATAGATCGGTGCGGGCATCAGCTCCGGGGTTTCACGACAGGCATAGCCAAACATGATGCCCTGGTCGCCAGCGCCTTCATCCTTGTTGCCGGCGGAATCGACGCCGACTGCTATGTCAGCGGACTGAGCATGCAGGAGGACGTCAATATCCGCCTTCTCCCAGTGAAAGCCGTCTTGCTCGTAGCCGATGTCGCGGATGGCAAGTCGCGCCAGATGGGCGAGGTATTCCTGCGTCAGGCTTTCAGGCCCGCGCACCTCGCCGGCGATAACAACGCGATTGGTGGTAGCGAGCGTCTCGCATGCCACGCGCGCTTCCGGCAGGGCCGCCAGGTAGGCATCGACGATGGTGTCGGAAATGCGATCGCAGACTTTGTCCGGATGGCCTTCGGAAACGGATTCGCTCGTGAAAAGATAATTCTGGCGAGGCACAGTCGACCCTCTCTCGGCGCGAGCCGTTGCGCTGCTCGCAGATGCGGGAGTTGTGACAGCCCGGCCGCGTTGGGTCAAGGTGAAAGACAGGAATCGTTCGATAAAAAGAACGGAACGATATGCCTTATTCCAGCTCCGATTCTTCACCCGCGAGCGCCGTGACGAGATCCACTATGCGTCTGCGCACTTTCGGATCGCGGATGCGGACGAAGGCTTTCGTAAGTTGGACGCCCTCGCTGGTCGATAAAAAGTCCGCGACATAGGCCGTGGACGGCGCTTCCGAGAAGCCCCCGTCACCATTCCCAGGGACGGGCGCATCTGTGAAAAAGAAGTCAACCGGTACACCCAGCACTTGCGATATCTGCTGAAGGCGACTGGCACCAATGCGGTTGGTGCCCTTCTCATATTTTTGAACCTGTTGAAAAGTGAGGCTTAGCGCCTCTCCCAGCTTTTCCTGGCTCATCCCTACCAGCATGCGCTGCATGCGCACGCGGCTACCGACATGCTTGTCGATGGGATTGGGAGTTTTCTTCACGCTCTAATCTCCATCACCCCGATGGGCCACCCACCACAATCCAAGCCGCGACCTTGGACGTCGCGGGGGCTAACACTAGATCATCTCCCGAAAGAGAGGGAACAGCTTTTTCCAGGAATTGATCGTTAAATATTTGATTTTGAGCAGCTTGTTGCTCGGCGGCCTGCTTGTCGAGGGTTATATACCCTGCGAAAACCGGCGGCGCCGCAGCGAGAGGATCAAAATCGCTGCGCACCATATAAGCGGAAACGCGACAAATACATTGCTGAATTGCGCATAAGGTGTCGAGGCGAGTGCGACGGGCAAGCGGGCATCGACGACGCCCTCCTGTCCCAACCCGAGCGACGCGGTGACCCGACCATAGGGATCGATCACGGCGGAAATCCCGGTATTGGCTGCCCGGATCAGGGGCAGGCCTTGCTCGATAGCCCTGAGGCGCGCCTGCGCAAAATGCTGGTGGGGACCGGCCGTCATCCCGAACCATGCGTCATTGGTCAGGTTCAGGAGCAGGGCGGGCCGCGTTCCGGCGGGAATGACGTCCTCGGGAAATATCGCCTCGTAGCAGATGAGCGGTGCTGTCTCAGGCAAGCCTGGAACGGCGAGCGGCGCGCTCTTTGCGCCGGCCGCGAAGGTGCCGGGCACCTCGACGAACTGGCGAAGGCCGAACCGCTCCAGCAATCCGCCGAACGGCAGATATTCACCAAAGGGAACGAGATGCACCTTGTCATAGGTGGCGCGCAACGTTCCCTGTCCGTCGACCACTTGGATGCTGTTGTAGATGCGATAGTTTTCGCCGGGCAGGCGATCGTCCGCACGCGCCGCGCCGGTGATCAGGATGCGGTCTGCACCGAGCACTGCCCCGATTTGCGCAAGCGCCGCGGGTTCCCGCTCCAGCAGGAACGGAAAGGCGGATTCCGGCCAGATCACATGGGTCGGCTCGCCGAGCGCCGTGTTGGTCGGCCGCCGGGTGACGGAAAAATAGTGGTCGAGGATTGCCTGAGCGCGGTCCCGTCGGAATTTCTCGTCCTGAGGCACGTTGGGCTGCATGATCCGCAGCACGACGCCGGGGACGGTCGCTACGTCTTGCAGGGGAACGCGCGCGAACCCGTAGGCGCCCATGCCGGCGAGCGCGATGAGCGCGACAAGCGGCGGCCCGATACGGCGCTGAACGGAGCCGCGATCGGCCAGGGTCGCAGGGCTCGCAAGGCAGGCAATCGCGACGAAGGTCAAACCCCAGAGGCCAATGATCGAGGCGATCTGACCCATAATCGGCGTGGCGGCGATCTCCGGACCCTGAGCGAGCGCCATCCCCAGCACGTTCCACGGAAAGCCGGTGAGGATATGTCCGCGCAGCCATTCGGCAAGCGTCAGCGCCGCGGCGAGGGTGATGATCCGTGCCGGCCCCGGCGACCACAA
This portion of the Chelatococcus sp. YT9 genome encodes:
- a CDS encoding Hsp70 family protein — translated: MTVAVNAPFDRIEGDIAAIGIDFGTTNSVVALAHPDGRVSTRSFPTHAGPVDAYRSALMFWREGRPPATTIRHASGPDALAMAIDMTSEHRFLQSLKTHLSSRAFQDTRLFGKLYSLEDLIGVFLGDLTANLEGLNNLSLISGRPVVFAGDRPDEELALRRLTAAYAAGGMAKVDYAYEPLGAAYWYARNLARAETMLVADFGGGTSDFSVMRFEPGGDAGRLKAIPLSHAGVGVAGDSFDYRIIEHAVSPRLGKNTRYRSFDKWLPVPAHYHAAFAQWHRLSLMKSRETMAELKALIRDSEEPAKLEDLLAVIEYDLGYALYRAVSAAKITLSSADEALLSFNEMDVKIEATIKRSDFDRWIADDVTAIEGALDEALARAGIAPEAIEAVFMTGGTSHVPSVRALFDRRFGPERIHVGDAFRSVASGLALIALDRQRAAIAA
- a CDS encoding helix-turn-helix transcriptional regulator; protein product: MQRMLVGMSQEKLGEALSLTFQQVQKYEKGTNRIGASRLQQISQVLGVPVDFFFTDAPVPGNGDGGFSEAPSTAYVADFLSTSEGVQLTKAFVRIRDPKVRRRIVDLVTALAGEESELE
- a CDS encoding tRNA (guanine(46)-N(7))-methyltransferase TrmB — translated: MIETEERRGAFWGRRVGHKLRGHQSELMDVLLPHLMVPEGTLPPSEALFGRPMHDLWLEIGFGGGEHLLTRAEANRDIGFIGCEPFINGMAKLLAGIEERGLDNIRLFDEDAALLLPRLAPASIGRAFLLYPDPWPKRRHRKRRFVSDATLQALARILKPGAEFRFATDIDDYAAWTLARIMRSSDFAWGAKGPDDWRKPWAGWPGTRYEAKALREGRIPGYFTFIRQ
- the metK gene encoding methionine adenosyltransferase, which translates into the protein MPRQNYLFTSESVSEGHPDKVCDRISDTIVDAYLAALPEARVACETLATTNRVVIAGEVRGPESLTQEYLAHLARLAIRDIGYEQDGFHWEKADIDVLLHAQSADIAVGVDSAGNKDEGAGDQGIMFGYACRETPELMPAPIYYAHRILKILSDARRSGETGALGPDAKSQVTVRYENGKPVGVTQIVLSTQHLDEALTSHDVRNIVEPYIRSALPENWISSETVWHVNPTGKFVIGGPDGDCGLTGRKIIVDTYGGAAPHGGGAFSGKDPTKVDRSAAYAARYLAKNVVAAELADRCTIQVSYAIGVSKPLSLYVDLHGTGQVDEAKLEKVLLDVMDLSPRGIREHLALNRPIYARTAAYGHFGRPAEADGGFSWERTDIAQNIRNALV
- the rpsA gene encoding 30S ribosomal protein S1 gives rise to the protein MSVSVNHAPSREDFAALLEESFGEHESHEGSVVKGTVVAIEKDVAVIDIGLKTEGRVALKEFTGPGRDQSLKVGDEVEVYLERVENALGEAVISRDKARREESWVKLEKAFEANEKVTGVIFNQVKGGYTVDLDGAVAFLPRSQVDIRPVRDVTPLIGQPQPFQILKMDRRRGNIVVSRRTVLEETRAEARSELVANLEEGQVIEGVVKNITEYGAFVDLGGIDGLLHVTDMAWRRVNHPTDVVTIGQSVKVKIIKINHETHRISLGIKQLLADPWEGIAARYPLEARFKGRVTNITDYGAFVELEPGIEGLIHVSEMSWTKKNVHPGKIVSTSQEVEVQILEVDPVKRRISLGLKQTLQNPWEAFAEKFPAGATVEGEVKNKTEFGLFIGLDGDVDGMVHLTDLDWNRPGEQVIEEFKKGDVVRAVVLDVDVEKERISLGIKQLEGDPFADAGELKKGAIVTCEVLEVKDSGIEVKIVDTDMTSFIRRAELARERGDQRPERFAPGEKVDARVVQFDRKARRIQLSIKALEVAEEKEAIAQYGSSDSGASLGDILGAALKRANEKK
- the lnt gene encoding apolipoprotein N-acyltransferase, with the translated sequence MISAAVISVAQRLPTARVWPRRAIAWIAGAIGALAMPPVGLWPVLVLSLTTAVWLLDGRAGREEPFWRAIRGAASDGWWFGFGYFVAGLWWLGAAFFVQADEFLWALPLGVLGLPAGLAIFFALGFALARALWSPGPARIITLAAALTLAEWLRGHILTGFPWNVLGMALAQGPEIAATPIMGQIASIIGLWGLTFVAIACLASPATLADRGSVQRRIGPPLVALIALAGMGAYGFARVPLQDVATVPGVVLRIMQPNVPQDEKFRRDRAQAILDHYFSVTRRPTNTALGEPTHVIWPESAFPFLLEREPAALAQIGAVLGADRILITGAARADDRLPGENYRIYNSIQVVDGQGTLRATYDKVHLVPFGEYLPFGGLLERFGLRQFVEVPGTFAAGAKSAPLAVPGLPETAPLICYEAIFPEDVIPAGTRPALLLNLTNDAWFGMTAGPHQHFAQARLRAIEQGLPLIRAANTGISAVIDPYGRVTASLGLGQEGVVDARLPVALASTPYAQFSNVFVAFPLIWCAAILILSLRRRRFSQGI